The following proteins come from a genomic window of Nitrospirota bacterium:
- a CDS encoding PGPGW domain-containing protein, which translates to MDGLLATIQQWIPVDVLIGLAVAGAIGFIGSLIAIPLILVRLPADYFDTRTPRHWMKDHHPVLRLLGLVVKNVLGVVFLLAGFAMLFLPGQGLLTMLVGVSLMDFPRKRELEAKMVGQPTLLGIINSMRHKFDKPPLTLAPDP; encoded by the coding sequence ATGGATGGCCTACTCGCAACAATTCAGCAATGGATTCCGGTCGATGTGCTGATCGGTCTCGCCGTGGCTGGGGCGATAGGCTTTATCGGCTCGCTGATTGCCATTCCGCTGATTCTGGTCCGTTTGCCGGCCGATTATTTTGACACGCGCACTCCCCGCCATTGGATGAAAGACCATCATCCCGTGTTGCGCCTGTTGGGGCTGGTCGTCAAGAACGTCCTCGGCGTCGTATTCCTCTTGGCCGGCTTCGCCATGCTCTTTTTGCCAGGGCAGGGCCTGCTGACGATGCTGGTCGGGGTGTCGCTCATGGATTTCCCCAGAAAGCGCGAATTGGAGGCCAAAATGGTCGGCCAGCCGACCCTGCTGGGCATCATCAATTCTATGCGTCACAAGTTCGATAAACCACCGCTGACATTAGCGCCCGATCCCTAA
- the nth gene encoding endonuclease III — MRQDQVTAALRIVKREIRQWEEPVLGVVARESNRDPFRILISCLLSLRTKDKTTGEASARLYALAHQPATMLTIPLQQIEQAIYPVCFYRTKAKSIHAICRRLLEVYGGAVPDSIDELVTLSGVGRKTANLVVTVAFGKPGICVDIHVHRISNRWGYVKTETPEETEVALRNKLPKQHWITFNDLLVPYGQHLCQPVSPFCSKCKLTEYCDRVGVKKSR; from the coding sequence ATGCGCCAGGATCAAGTCACTGCTGCGCTTCGCATCGTGAAGCGCGAGATTCGGCAGTGGGAGGAACCGGTCCTCGGCGTCGTGGCTCGCGAGTCGAATCGGGATCCATTCCGTATTCTCATTTCCTGTCTGCTCAGCCTCCGGACCAAAGATAAAACGACGGGTGAAGCCAGCGCCAGGCTCTATGCGCTCGCGCATCAGCCTGCCACGATGCTGACCATTCCGCTTCAGCAGATCGAGCAAGCCATCTACCCCGTCTGTTTCTACCGGACGAAAGCCAAATCCATTCATGCGATCTGCCGTCGGCTGTTGGAGGTCTATGGAGGCGCCGTTCCCGATTCCATCGATGAGCTGGTGACGCTGTCAGGGGTCGGCAGGAAAACGGCGAATTTAGTGGTGACGGTCGCGTTCGGCAAGCCAGGCATCTGTGTGGACATCCATGTCCATCGAATCAGCAATCGCTGGGGCTATGTGAAGACAGAGACGCCGGAGGAGACCGAAGTGGCGCTACGCAACAAGCTTCCCAAGCAACATTGGATTACCTTCAACGATCTGCTCGTCCCCTATGGCCAGCACCTCTGCCAGCCGGTCTCGCCGTTCTGCAGCAAGTGCAAACTCACAGAATATTGCGATCGGGTTGGAGTGAAGAAATCACGATAG
- the rpsU gene encoding 30S ribosomal protein S21 gives KKKLAGEGLFRELKRRRFYEKPSVRKKAKEREAQRRRQKWLAKRKPE, from the coding sequence CAAAAAGAAGCTCGCGGGGGAAGGCCTCTTCCGGGAACTGAAGCGTCGGCGGTTTTACGAGAAGCCGAGCGTCAGGAAGAAAGCCAAGGAGCGCGAGGCACAGCGTCGGCGTCAAAAATGGTTGGCGAAGCGTAAGCCAGAGTAA